A portion of the Fusobacterium perfoetens ATCC 29250 genome contains these proteins:
- a CDS encoding fructose-bisphosphatase class III, with translation MDGDKLKFLQLLSKSFPTIAATTSEIINLKAILNLPKGTEHFLTDIHGEYRAFNHVLRNGSGVIKDKIDDIYGDTLEENLKKQLATVIYYPEEKINLIQKQTADMKGWYKITILRLIEVCRIVSSKYTDSKVRKALPKDFAYIIQELIHEKYSDDKKDYVRNIIDTIIELDIAKEFIVSLSGLIQRLTIDVLHIVGDIYDRGPKPHLIVDKLMQHHNVDIQWGNHDMLWMTAAAGHKCAIANVVRISSRYSNTDILEDVYGINMLPLARFAMSTYADDPCTNFLPKESKDSDISLMAKIHKAISIIQFKIEGQTILKNPNFNMNSRLLLDKIDYKRGILTVDGKEYQLTDTNFPTINPKDPYTLTEEENEILEKLKQSFVHSEKLQKHTKFLFSKGSMFLKYNSNLLFHGCIPVDKNKEFTKMELFGKIFSGKAYLEELDRICREGYFNKTDSQMKEACMDMMWYLWCGENSPLFGKDAMKTFERYFTTDKELHKENKNYYYSLYEDKEFINKIFLEFGLDPEKSHIINGHMPVKEKRGESPIKADKKLIVIDGGFSKAYQKETGLAGYTLIYNSYGLKLVSHQPFEDVNTAIANCIDIHSSTRIIKRVLERKKVKDTDIGENIQKQINDLYELLNAYKRGYIKTKEEK, from the coding sequence ATGGACGGAGATAAATTAAAATTTTTACAATTATTATCTAAATCTTTTCCAACAATTGCAGCTACTACAAGTGAGATAATAAATTTAAAAGCTATTTTAAATCTTCCTAAAGGGACAGAACATTTTTTAACAGATATTCATGGAGAATACAGAGCTTTTAATCATGTACTTAGAAATGGTTCAGGAGTTATAAAAGATAAAATAGATGATATTTATGGAGATACTTTAGAGGAAAATTTAAAAAAACAACTTGCAACAGTTATTTATTATCCAGAAGAAAAAATAAATCTTATTCAAAAACAAACTGCTGATATGAAAGGGTGGTATAAAATTACTATTCTTAGATTAATTGAAGTTTGTAGAATAGTAAGCTCAAAATATACTGACTCTAAAGTTAGAAAAGCATTACCAAAAGATTTTGCTTATATTATTCAAGAATTGATTCATGAAAAATATTCTGATGACAAAAAAGATTATGTAAGAAATATTATTGATACAATTATAGAACTTGATATTGCCAAGGAATTTATTGTGTCATTGTCTGGACTTATTCAAAGACTTACTATAGATGTTTTACATATTGTTGGGGATATTTATGACAGAGGACCTAAACCTCATCTTATAGTTGATAAACTTATGCAACATCACAATGTTGATATTCAATGGGGTAATCATGATATGCTTTGGATGACAGCAGCAGCGGGACATAAATGTGCTATAGCCAATGTTGTAAGAATTAGTAGTAGATATTCAAATACAGATATTTTAGAAGATGTTTATGGTATCAATATGTTACCACTAGCAAGATTTGCTATGTCAACTTATGCTGATGACCCATGTACAAACTTTTTACCAAAAGAATCAAAAGATTCAGATATTTCTTTAATGGCAAAAATCCATAAGGCTATTTCTATAATTCAATTTAAAATAGAAGGACAAACTATATTAAAAAATCCTAATTTTAATATGAATTCAAGACTTCTTTTAGATAAAATTGATTATAAACGTGGTATTTTAACAGTAGATGGAAAAGAATATCAATTAACAGATACTAATTTTCCTACAATAAATCCGAAAGACCCATATACTTTAACAGAAGAGGAAAATGAAATTCTTGAAAAGTTAAAACAAAGTTTTGTCCATAGTGAAAAATTACAAAAGCATACAAAGTTTCTTTTTTCTAAAGGAAGTATGTTTTTAAAATATAATTCAAATTTATTATTTCATGGTTGTATTCCTGTTGATAAAAATAAAGAATTTACCAAAATGGAGTTATTTGGAAAAATTTTTTCAGGAAAAGCTTATCTTGAGGAGCTAGATAGAATTTGTAGGGAAGGATATTTTAATAAAACTGACAGTCAAATGAAAGAAGCTTGTATGGATATGATGTGGTATCTATGGTGTGGTGAAAATTCTCCATTATTTGGAAAAGATGCTATGAAAACTTTTGAAAGATATTTTACAACAGATAAAGAACTACATAAAGAGAATAAAAATTATTACTATTCATTATATGAAGATAAAGAGTTTATTAATAAAATCTTTTTAGAATTTGGACTTGACCCAGAAAAATCTCATATAATAAATGGACATATGCCTGTAAAAGAAAAAAGAGGAGAAAGTCCAATAAAAGCTGATAAAAAATTAATTGTAATAGATGGTGGATTCTCAAAGGCTTATCAAAAGGAAACAGGACTTGCTGGTTATACTTTAATATATAACTCTTATGGTTTAAAACTTGTATCTCATCAACCTTTTGAAGATGTTAATACTGCCATTGCAAACTGTATAGATATTCATTCATCTACTAGAATTATTAAGAGAGTATTAGAAAGAAAAAAAGTTAAAGATACAGATATTGGAGAAAATATACAAAAACAAATTAATGATTTATATGAGTTATTAAATGCTTATAAAAGAGGTTATATAAAAACTAAGGAAGAAAAATAA
- a CDS encoding AbgT family transporter, whose product MKKDNKSFLINFLKLVETLGNKLPHPFILFTIFSIITLFLSFILSKFGVSISYFDIKTQTENIININNLLTYKNLRDLISGIPTIFINFPSLKIVVLMMMAIGVVDNIGFFNVLMRKYLLKTPKNIITAVFIFMAVNANIMSDAGTIFAITMGGILFSALGRNPKIGIMAGFAACSGGFTANFFVAGTDALLAGITEQAAHSVGYNITVNPLCNYYFMAAATLLLTFVITFVTEKVIVKVEGDYEGLSTSQLNEYKLTEDEERGLKYSFYSFIIFVIIMGILTIPQNAFFRNSNGGFLPKSPLLSSIVMIIFFLFLFVGIGYGIGTKKIKSSRDIPKYLQKGLSQAIPLMVTLLPASIFIHLLNKSNSLKILAFACSNVIKELNVSPLILLLIVTLMTSFLNLFLTSGSTKWLVLSQIVVPTFALLNISPAYAQLAFRIGDSATNIVSPVQNLIPVVLGLLADYEAEGKLKLKEGEKLGFGTVFSLTIPYSVAILITLVIAMIIWYLLDLPIGPGVYLRF is encoded by the coding sequence ATGAAAAAAGACAATAAAAGTTTTTTAATTAATTTTTTAAAATTAGTTGAAACTTTAGGGAATAAATTACCTCATCCCTTTATTCTTTTTACGATTTTCTCAATAATAACATTATTTTTATCTTTTATATTATCTAAATTTGGTGTAAGTATTAGTTATTTTGATATAAAAACTCAAACAGAAAATATTATTAATATTAATAATCTTTTAACATATAAAAATTTAAGAGATTTGATAAGTGGTATACCAACTATATTTATTAATTTCCCATCATTAAAAATTGTTGTTTTAATGATGATGGCAATTGGTGTAGTAGATAATATAGGTTTTTTCAATGTTTTAATGAGAAAATATTTATTAAAAACTCCTAAAAATATAATAACTGCTGTTTTTATTTTTATGGCAGTAAATGCAAATATTATGTCTGATGCTGGAACTATATTTGCTATAACTATGGGTGGAATTTTATTTAGTGCTTTAGGTAGAAATCCAAAAATAGGAATTATGGCTGGATTTGCAGCTTGTTCTGGAGGATTTACAGCAAATTTCTTTGTTGCTGGAACAGATGCTCTGTTAGCTGGTATCACAGAACAAGCAGCTCATTCTGTAGGTTATAACATTACAGTAAATCCTTTATGTAATTATTATTTTATGGCTGCTGCTACTTTACTATTAACTTTTGTAATAACTTTTGTTACAGAAAAAGTTATAGTGAAAGTTGAGGGAGATTATGAAGGACTTTCTACTTCTCAATTAAATGAATATAAATTAACTGAAGATGAAGAAAGGGGGTTAAAATATTCTTTTTATAGTTTTATAATATTTGTTATAATTATGGGAATTTTAACAATACCTCAAAATGCATTTTTTAGAAATTCTAATGGAGGATTTTTACCAAAATCACCTCTATTATCCTCAATAGTAATGATTATATTTTTTCTTTTCTTATTTGTAGGAATTGGATATGGAATAGGTACTAAAAAAATAAAATCTTCTAGAGATATTCCAAAATATCTACAAAAAGGATTATCTCAAGCTATTCCTTTAATGGTAACTTTATTACCTGCATCAATTTTTATACATTTATTAAATAAATCAAATTCTTTAAAAATTTTAGCTTTTGCTTGTTCTAATGTTATTAAAGAATTAAATGTTTCTCCTTTAATATTACTTTTAATAGTTACATTAATGACTTCATTCTTAAATTTATTTTTAACTTCTGGTTCTACAAAATGGTTAGTATTATCTCAAATAGTAGTTCCAACATTTGCCTTATTAAATATATCTCCTGCTTATGCTCAGTTAGCTTTTAGAATAGGAGATTCAGCTACTAATATTGTTTCTCCTGTACAAAATCTTATTCCTGTAGTTTTAGGGTTATTAGCTGACTATGAGGCTGAAGGAAAGTTAAAATTAAAAGAGGGAGAAAAATTAGGTTTTGGAACTGTTTTCTCTTTAACAATTCCATATTCTGTAGCTATATTAATAACTTTGGTAATAGCAATGATAATTTGGTATCTATTAGATTTACCAATTGGTCCAGGTGTTTATTTACGTTTTTAG
- a CDS encoding nucleoside recognition domain-containing protein yields MDNIKNSPSSVEIFMKGAKKGLNIALEQIAPAMVLAYALIVFLQTTGLMDIIAIGLNPIMKVFGLPGEAALVIIAAFFAKAAGAATGLMLFQNGVITQEQATILYPAVILMGTLVGHYARIVLVSGVAKKYYKILLVVPLIDAAISMFITKIILEFFK; encoded by the coding sequence ATGGATAATATAAAAAATTCTCCTAGTTCAGTAGAAATATTTATGAAAGGAGCTAAAAAGGGATTAAATATAGCTTTAGAACAAATAGCTCCCGCTATGGTTTTGGCTTATGCTTTAATAGTATTTTTACAAACAACTGGATTAATGGATATTATAGCTATAGGTTTAAATCCAATTATGAAAGTTTTTGGTCTTCCTGGAGAAGCAGCCTTAGTTATTATTGCCGCTTTCTTTGCTAAAGCAGCTGGGGCAGCTACAGGATTAATGTTATTTCAAAATGGAGTTATTACTCAAGAACAAGCTACTATTTTATATCCTGCTGTAATTTTAATGGGAACTTTAGTAGGGCACTATGCAAGAATAGTTCTTGTATCAGGAGTTGCTAAAAAATATTATAAAATTTTATTAGTAGTTCCTTTAATAGATGCTGCTATATCTATGTTTATAACAAAAATTATTTTAGAATTCTTTAAATAA
- a CDS encoding nucleoside recognition domain-containing protein produces MTAERKRAITGWVSLFILMAMFSGLLKNHETLKALDFSFLLGKFGKIYENVDFTGKGGGGTRQGFLVALTLVPSLMLSSGLIAVAQELGALEAAAKFFKPILKPLMGIPGVTGLAFVSSFTSSDIGAVMTKELYDQNYINDEERAIFVAYQYAASGVVTNSISAGGPLLSISLLPLGGIILIQFIMKIIGANIVRFIIYKNRNKEVK; encoded by the coding sequence ATGACTGCAGAAAGAAAAAGAGCAATAACTGGTTGGGTATCTTTATTTATATTGATGGCTATGTTTTCTGGTTTATTAAAAAATCATGAAACTTTAAAAGCTTTAGATTTTAGTTTTCTTTTAGGAAAATTTGGAAAAATTTATGAAAATGTTGATTTTACAGGAAAAGGTGGTGGAGGAACTAGACAAGGATTTCTAGTAGCCCTTACTTTAGTTCCTTCATTAATGTTATCTTCTGGATTAATTGCTGTAGCTCAAGAATTAGGAGCTCTTGAAGCTGCTGCAAAATTCTTTAAACCTATATTAAAACCATTAATGGGAATTCCTGGAGTAACTGGATTAGCATTTGTTAGTTCATTTACATCTTCTGATATAGGTGCTGTTATGACAAAAGAACTTTATGACCAAAATTATATTAATGATGAAGAAAGAGCCATATTTGTTGCTTATCAATATGCTGCTTCTGGAGTTGTAACAAATAGTATATCAGCTGGAGGTCCACTTTTATCAATTTCTTTACTTCCTTTAGGAGGTATTATATTAATTCAATTTATAATGAAAATAATAGGTGCAAATATAGTTAGATTTATTATATATAAAAATAGAAATAAAGAGGTGAAATAA
- a CDS encoding M20/M25/M40 family metallo-hydrolase — protein MKYDVKKAFDFIDEKESEMKQLWIDLCKKESQSADIEGVNNAIAFLDENLKKFGMTTKIHKFSVGANSITAWYPTESTELEMALLGHLDTVHKKGLFGEEIVKIDEKEGIIYGPGVLDCKGGVVVASLVARALHHIGYDKVVKLAFSGDEEVGHSLSNGEGKKFFLDELKGFKAAMDCETGFVDGRIVVGRKGTTNYKITIKGRAAHSGNEPQKGISAIREGAYKTINIEKENDYNGIHYNVGVVEGGTSRNTIPEMCTLTVNVRFRKLKDLEKIEAFLKEMTETSFVPGTTATIEQLSLSDPMEENEKNHKLFEHVKNISEELGFGTPYSCYLGGGSDAAYSVALGIPTICGMGVKGYENHSLRERAVINSLVERAKLIVKSILTLPESF, from the coding sequence ATGAAATACGATGTAAAAAAGGCTTTTGATTTTATTGATGAAAAAGAAAGTGAAATGAAACAATTATGGATTGATTTATGTAAAAAAGAAAGTCAATCGGCAGATATTGAAGGAGTAAATAATGCCATAGCTTTCTTAGATGAAAATTTAAAGAAATTTGGAATGACTACTAAAATTCATAAATTTTCAGTAGGAGCAAATAGTATAACCGCTTGGTATCCAACAGAATCAACTGAATTAGAAATGGCTCTTTTAGGGCACCTTGATACTGTTCATAAGAAAGGATTATTTGGAGAAGAAATTGTTAAAATTGATGAAAAAGAAGGAATAATTTATGGACCAGGAGTTTTAGATTGTAAAGGTGGAGTAGTAGTAGCTAGTCTTGTAGCTAGAGCTTTACATCATATAGGTTATGATAAAGTTGTAAAGCTTGCTTTTTCTGGAGATGAAGAAGTAGGACATAGTTTAAGTAATGGAGAAGGAAAAAAATTCTTCCTAGATGAATTAAAAGGATTTAAAGCTGCTATGGACTGTGAAACAGGATTTGTTGATGGAAGAATAGTAGTAGGAAGAAAAGGAACAACAAACTACAAAATTACAATAAAAGGAAGAGCTGCTCACTCTGGAAATGAACCACAAAAAGGAATAAGTGCTATAAGAGAAGGAGCATATAAAACTATTAATATTGAAAAAGAAAATGATTATAATGGAATTCACTATAATGTAGGAGTTGTAGAAGGTGGAACTAGTAGAAATACTATTCCAGAAATGTGTACATTAACAGTTAATGTTAGATTTAGAAAATTAAAAGATTTAGAAAAAATAGAAGCTTTCTTAAAAGAAATGACAGAAACATCTTTTGTACCAGGAACAACAGCTACTATTGAACAACTTTCTCTTTCTGACCCAATGGAAGAAAATGAAAAAAATCATAAATTATTTGAACATGTAAAAAATATCTCTGAAGAATTAGGATTTGGAACTCCTTATTCTTGCTACTTAGGTGGAGGTTCTGATGCAGCTTATAGTGTTGCTCTAGGAATTCCTACAATTTGTGGAATGGGTGTTAAAGGATATGAAAATCATAGTTTAAGAGAAAGAGCTGTAATAAATTCTTTAGTTGAAAGAGCAAAATTAATTGTAAAAAGTATTTTAACTTTACCTGAAAGTTTCTAA
- a CDS encoding methyltransferase domain-containing protein has product MNEVFKDIPYYKIIKKIREEQKLTQTELAKKSGVSFKTVNRYENGTKISFDSEKKIFDALGVNIEKVETSLEKNKSSFNKQAEDYNKFEFINNKTEIRKIVNIGYPYNHKRVLDLACGVGVIALELSKYAEIVDALDISPFMIEKIKKTCNKKEINNINYLVGDAHNLKYEDNTFDTIVTRLSMHHFNNPNVVLKEIKRVLKNFGELIIIDIITSDNKEEAELQDSLNKIRDFSHNKFFTLNSLKKLLKDSNFINPEIQLWKQKRNFKDWISLSNYSDDENILYNIMKGFAINNIKLGMNLKFENDNLFFEQKMILIKIINIK; this is encoded by the coding sequence ATGAATGAAGTTTTTAAGGATATTCCATATTATAAGATAATAAAAAAGATTAGAGAAGAACAAAAACTTACTCAGACTGAATTAGCTAAGAAATCAGGGGTCAGTTTTAAGACTGTAAATCGTTATGAAAATGGGACAAAAATAAGTTTTGACTCAGAGAAAAAAATATTTGATGCTTTAGGTGTAAATATTGAAAAAGTTGAAACTTCATTAGAAAAAAATAAATCATCATTTAATAAACAAGCCGAAGATTACAATAAGTTTGAATTTATAAATAATAAAACAGAAATTCGAAAAATTGTTAATATTGGTTATCCATATAATCATAAAAGAGTTTTAGATTTAGCTTGCGGTGTAGGGGTAATAGCTTTAGAATTATCTAAGTATGCTGAAATAGTTGATGCTTTAGATATAAGCCCTTTTATGATTGAAAAAATAAAAAAAACATGTAATAAGAAAGAAATAAATAATATAAATTATTTGGTAGGAGATGCTCATAATCTAAAATATGAAGATAATACTTTTGATACTATTGTAACAAGACTTTCAATGCACCATTTTAATAATCCAAATGTAGTTCTAAAGGAAATAAAGAGAGTTTTAAAAAATTTTGGTGAATTAATAATAATAGATATTATAACAAGTGATAATAAAGAAGAAGCAGAATTACAAGATAGTCTTAATAAAATAAGAGATTTTTCTCATAATAAATTTTTTACTTTAAATTCATTAAAAAAATTATTAAAAGATAGTAATTTTATCAATCCTGAAATACAACTTTGGAAACAGAAACGTAATTTTAAAGATTGGATATCTTTATCTAATTATTCTGATGATGAAAACATTCTTTATAACATAATGAAAGGTTTTGCAATTAATAATATAAAATTAGGAATGAATTTAAAATTTGAAAATGATAATTTATTCTTTGAACAAAAAATGATACTAATTAAAATAATTAATATAAAATAA
- the aroA gene encoding 3-phosphoshikimate 1-carboxyvinyltransferase, whose amino-acid sequence MKDIIITPNSLSGEVIIPSSKSIGHREIICASLGDGESIVDNISMSKDIEATCNGLKNLGATIKEIPSKIKDRRAFLIEGVNGKIKLQNKNIYCNESGSTLRFLIPLGALSSEEIIFNGEGKLKERPLDPYFEIFKQDNINFETCNDKINLPLKINGKLKGGKYFLPGNVSSQFVSGLLFALPLIENDSVIEITSSLESASYVDLTLDSLKKYGISIENQNHKRYIIKGNQKYKNIDSDVEGDFSQGAFWLVAGALTDREVISKGLNIDSLQGDKKILEILKRMGVNLKIEKNKIISSSSNTKGTIIDANDCPDIIPILTVLAALSEGETKIINAGRLRIKECDRLNAIATELNKIGGEVIELSDGLIIRGKKSLNGGKVECWNDHRIAMSLGIASIKCKEKLILSGANCVDKSYPNFWNDFINLEGKIEEIK is encoded by the coding sequence ATGAAAGATATAATTATAACTCCTAACTCTTTAAGTGGAGAGGTTATTATCCCTTCTTCTAAAAGTATAGGACATAGAGAAATTATTTGTGCTTCTTTAGGAGATGGAGAAAGTATAGTTGATAATATAAGTATGTCAAAAGATATTGAAGCTACTTGTAATGGACTTAAAAATTTAGGAGCTACTATAAAAGAGATTCCCTCAAAAATAAAAGATAGAAGAGCTTTTCTTATAGAGGGTGTAAATGGAAAAATTAAACTTCAAAATAAAAATATTTATTGTAATGAATCAGGTTCAACTTTAAGATTTCTAATTCCTTTAGGAGCTTTATCTAGTGAAGAAATTATTTTTAATGGAGAAGGAAAATTAAAAGAAAGACCATTAGACCCTTATTTTGAAATTTTTAAACAAGACAATATAAATTTTGAAACTTGTAATGATAAAATAAATCTTCCTTTAAAAATAAACGGAAAATTAAAAGGTGGAAAATATTTTTTACCTGGAAATGTAAGTTCTCAATTTGTTTCAGGACTTTTATTTGCTCTGCCCCTAATAGAAAATGATTCTGTTATAGAGATTACTTCTTCTTTAGAATCAGCAAGTTATGTAGATTTAACTTTAGATTCATTAAAAAAATATGGAATTTCTATAGAAAATCAAAATCATAAAAGATATATTATAAAAGGAAATCAAAAATATAAAAATATAGATTCTGATGTTGAGGGAGATTTTTCTCAAGGAGCTTTTTGGTTAGTTGCTGGAGCTTTGACAGATAGAGAAGTCATTTCTAAAGGTTTAAATATAGATTCTCTTCAAGGTGATAAAAAGATTTTAGAAATTTTAAAAAGAATGGGAGTAAATTTAAAAATAGAAAAAAATAAAATTATTTCAAGTTCTTCTAATACAAAAGGGACTATTATTGATGCCAATGACTGTCCTGATATTATTCCTATTCTTACAGTTTTAGCAGCTCTTAGTGAAGGAGAAACAAAAATAATAAATGCTGGTAGGCTTCGTATAAAAGAGTGTGATAGATTAAATGCTATTGCTACAGAATTAAATAAAATCGGTGGGGAAGTTATAGAACTTTCTGATGGTCTTATTATAAGAGGAAAAAAATCTTTAAATGGTGGAAAAGTAGAATGTTGGAATGACCATAGAATAGCTATGAGCTTGGGAATCGCCTCTATAAAATGTAAAGAAAAACTTATTTTATCTGGAGCTAACTGTGTAGATAAATCTTATCCAAACTTTTGGAATGATTTTATAAATCTTGAGGGAAAAATAGAAGAAATAAAATAA
- the aroB gene encoding 3-dehydroquinate synthase, whose product MKTIDINLGIKSYKIEIDKNLLEKIGEKIKENFSYNKIFIITDENVASFYLERLVKVLEKENFLVSYFIIPPGEKSKNLNMASEIYKKLVEEKITRGDLIITLGGGVVGDLGGFVAATFLRGIDFIQVPTSLLAQIDSSIGGKVAVDLEEGKNLVGSFYQPKAVFIDTELLKTLPLRYFRDGLGEAIKCSCIRDKNLFSLFKNMKDEKEALEKSQNIIEACCMVKKKVVENDEFDKGERMILNFGHTIGHAIEKNYNFETFTHGEAVSIGMCKITEIMENLGISEKGTFEKIKRVLEKFSLPTDCEINREKTLNTIGRDKKNFGKSINLIVLSEIGNGKIMKIDFNDIEKYI is encoded by the coding sequence ATGAAAACTATAGATATAAATTTAGGAATAAAATCATATAAAATAGAAATAGATAAAAATCTTTTAGAAAAAATTGGAGAAAAAATAAAAGAGAATTTTTCATATAACAAGATTTTTATAATAACAGATGAAAATGTAGCCTCTTTTTATCTTGAAAGATTAGTAAAAGTTTTGGAAAAAGAAAATTTTTTAGTTAGTTATTTTATTATTCCTCCAGGAGAAAAAAGTAAAAATCTCAATATGGCTAGTGAGATTTATAAAAAACTTGTAGAAGAAAAAATCACTAGAGGAGATTTAATAATAACTTTAGGTGGTGGAGTTGTAGGAGATTTAGGAGGTTTTGTAGCTGCTACATTTTTAAGAGGAATTGATTTTATACAAGTTCCAACCTCTCTGCTTGCTCAAATAGATAGTAGTATTGGTGGAAAAGTAGCTGTAGACTTAGAAGAGGGAAAAAATCTAGTTGGAAGTTTTTATCAACCTAAAGCTGTATTTATAGATACAGAACTTTTAAAAACATTACCACTTAGATATTTTCGTGATGGATTAGGAGAAGCCATAAAATGTAGCTGTATAAGAGATAAAAATTTATTCTCACTTTTTAAAAATATGAAAGATGAAAAAGAGGCTTTAGAAAAATCTCAAAATATAATTGAAGCTTGTTGTATGGTTAAGAAAAAAGTCGTGGAAAATGATGAATTTGACAAAGGAGAAAGAATGATTCTTAACTTTGGACATACAATAGGTCATGCAATAGAAAAAAACTATAATTTTGAAACTTTTACTCATGGAGAAGCTGTGTCTATTGGTATGTGTAAAATTACTGAAATTATGGAAAATTTAGGGATTAGTGAAAAAGGAACTTTTGAAAAAATAAAAAGAGTTTTAGAAAAATTTTCATTACCTACAGATTGTGAAATTAATAGAGAAAAAACTTTAAATACAATTGGTAGAGATAAAAAGAATTTTGGAAAATCTATAAATCTTATAGTCCTTTCTGAAATAGGAAATGGAAAAATAATGAAAATAGATTTTAATGATATAGAAAAATATATTTAA